One region of Polyodon spathula isolate WHYD16114869_AA chromosome 25, ASM1765450v1, whole genome shotgun sequence genomic DNA includes:
- the LOC121299920 gene encoding G1/S-specific cyclin-D2-like, with the protein MDMELLCLEDDSFSQPRHPAGKSQTVPVLRAKSDPVLFRDERVLRNLLSLEEKVPQRPACFGTVQREIQPGMRRLLALWMIQVCEDQKCEEEVFLVAMDYLDRYLCCAPVRKEHLQLLGTVCMFLASKLRETVPLTAEKLSIYSDSAVSVRELLDWELVVAGKLKWDLASVVASDFLQLFLQRLPPLPSASLALVHKHAHVFIAMCAIDLKFWMCPPSMIASGSIAAAIRGLEIPGPAFSNDSLLERLATITAADVDCLRACLEQIENALQYNLPKEGSLSESPEHSTPRTPTDLWDVLLSPSPARELEAGEDSVPTA; encoded by the exons ATGGATATGGAGCTGCTGTGTTTAGAGGACGACAGTTTTAGTCAACCGCGACACCCCGCCGGTAAGAGCCAGACTGTACCGGTGCTCCGTGCGAAATCAGACCCCGTATTGTTCAGGGACGAGCGGGTCCTCCGAAACCTTCTCTCTCTGGAAGAGAAGGTCCCGCAGCGGCCCGCCTGCTTCGGCACCGTCCAGCGAGAGATACAGCCGGGTATGCGGAGGTTACTAGCGCTGTGGATGATACAG GTGTGCGAGGATCAGAAATGCGAGGAGGAGGTGTTTCTGGTGGCCATGGATTACCTGGACAGGTACCTGTGCTGTGCACCTGTGCGGAAGGAGCACCTGCAGCTGCTGGGGACCGTCTGCATGTTCCTGGCCTCCAAACTCCGCGAGACTGTCCCCCTGACCGCGGAGAAGCTCTCCATCTACTCGGACAGTGCGGTATCTGTGCGAGAGCTGCTG GACTGGGAGCTGGTGGTGGCCGGCAAGCTGAAGTGGGACCTGGCGTCTGTGGTGGCTAGCGATTTCCTGCAACTCTTTCTTCAGAGGCTGCCCCCCCTGCCCAGCGCAAGCCTGGCCCTGGTCCACAAGCACGCCCACGTCTTCATTGCCATGTGTGCCATAG ATTTGAAGTTCTGGATGTGCCCACCCTCCATGATTGCGTCGGGCAGCATCGCAGCTGCGATTCGTGGGCTTGAGATCCCAGGGCCCGCCTTCTCCAATGACTCGCTGCTGGAGCGACTCGCTACAATCACAGCGGCAGACGTG GACTGCCTGCGAGCCTGCCTGGAGCAAATAGAAAACGCACTCCAGTATAACCTGCCCAAGGAGGGCAGCCTGTCGGAGAGCCCCGAGCACAGCACCCCCAGGACCCCCACTGACCTCTGGGACGTGCTCCTCTCCCCCAGCCCAGCCAGAGAGCTGGAGGCTGGGGAGGATTCTGTACCCACTGCCTGA